The Fundulus heteroclitus isolate FHET01 chromosome 13, MU-UCD_Fhet_4.1, whole genome shotgun sequence genome contains a region encoding:
- the LOC105931941 gene encoding uncharacterized protein C5orf49 homolog: MSYFNDTKSKVANMSTYDRIFHQVEGYDMKRPRDDRQHWRGRGLNINQEERSRAVPVLSSSEYGRHLPPVPDQTARQYARVASTKSEFYMKNGIIWSLAEGYGSVAPI; the protein is encoded by the exons ATGTCTTACTTCAACGATACCAAGTCAAAG GTCGCCAACATGTCCACTTATGACCGAATCTTCCACCAAGTCGAGGGTTATGATATGAAGCGGCCCCGCGATGACAGGCAACACTGGAGGGGAAGGGGACTCAACATAAACCAGGAG GAGAGGTCCAGAGCTGTGCCAGTGCTGTCATCTTCGGAATATGGCCGCCATCTGCCTCCGGTCCCCGACCAGACAGCGCGGCAGTACGCGCGCGTGGCTTCCACAAAATCAGAGTTTTACATGAAAAACGGCATCATCTGGAGTCTGGCGGAAGGATATGGGTCAGTGGCTCCGATCTGA